The following proteins are encoded in a genomic region of Leptospira fainei serovar Hurstbridge str. BUT 6:
- a CDS encoding PAS domain S-box protein, giving the protein MEDLKEYVLKYETLPDILLICDMQGQIVHISGKGLEILGLHSGDVFFGKKLSDFFSDTDRAYIASEVFPSALREGEWRGYVYLRKKGGEEIPVLQIAPLLPNSQKRLSFFLFLKAGSTSTSIRNEAIYGAFRQSRNAMFLTDKNGIILAVNRQFETISGFSENELVGKTPKIFQSGQTSREFYDEFWEKILSGKEFHGSFLNRNHAGKYVQWNQVISPIQDEEGRISSFLSMILSNNEAGGLVKLRGSVEIGTEPISPPDIFRRYEGLDKEALVRMLREKTKLTRKETEICAGIASGKDKSLVCEELGIHQGTMKNHLKSIYRKTIDLEKDIPGPERDKLQRLTIYLFRLLGD; this is encoded by the coding sequence TTGGAAGATTTAAAGGAATACGTTCTAAAATACGAGACCTTACCTGACATCCTACTGATCTGCGACATGCAGGGCCAAATTGTGCATATAAGCGGCAAAGGACTGGAAATTTTAGGACTTCACTCGGGCGATGTATTCTTCGGAAAGAAACTCTCGGATTTTTTCTCCGATACGGATCGTGCCTATATCGCGTCTGAAGTCTTCCCATCGGCTTTACGGGAAGGGGAATGGCGCGGCTATGTATATCTTCGTAAAAAAGGCGGCGAAGAAATTCCCGTATTACAGATCGCTCCTTTATTGCCCAACTCCCAGAAACGACTCTCTTTCTTTCTTTTCTTAAAAGCCGGATCCACTAGCACTTCGATTCGCAACGAGGCGATTTACGGAGCATTCAGACAATCCCGCAATGCGATGTTCTTAACGGACAAGAACGGCATTATTCTGGCAGTAAATCGACAATTCGAAACGATTTCCGGATTTAGCGAGAACGAATTGGTCGGGAAGACTCCTAAAATCTTTCAGTCCGGCCAAACTTCCCGGGAATTCTATGATGAATTTTGGGAAAAGATTCTGAGTGGAAAAGAGTTCCATGGCAGCTTTCTAAATCGAAACCATGCCGGAAAGTATGTACAATGGAATCAGGTCATTTCCCCGATTCAGGACGAAGAAGGAAGGATCTCAAGCTTCCTCAGTATGATTCTTTCCAATAATGAGGCGGGAGGCTTGGTAAAATTGCGAGGATCCGTAGAAATCGGGACGGAACCGATTTCTCCTCCGGATATATTTCGCAGATACGAAGGTTTGGACAAAGAGGCTTTGGTTAGGATGCTGCGCGAAAAAACCAAACTTACTCGAAAAGAAACCGAAATATGTGCCGGCATCGCCTCCGGAAAAGATAAGAGTCTAGTTTGTGAAGAACTCGGTATACACCAAGGAACGATGAAAAATCACCTTAAGTCGATATACCGAAAAACAATAGATCTTGAAAAAGACATTCCCGGGCCGGAACGCGACAAATTGCAAAGATTGACGATTTATTTGTTCCGTCTTTTGGGAGACTAG
- a CDS encoding DUF433 domain-containing protein — protein sequence MEYRDHLSADPNIMLGKPVIRGTRVTVELILERLGKGMSIDEILLATPGISKDDILACLSYSSEAVSKESLLAG from the coding sequence ATGGAATATCGAGACCACCTTAGTGCTGATCCGAATATAATGTTGGGCAAACCAGTAATAAGAGGCACTAGAGTTACAGTGGAACTTATTCTAGAGCGTTTAGGTAAAGGTATGTCGATAGATGAAATATTATTAGCTACCCCTGGAATTTCTAAAGATGATATTCTTGCATGTCTATCGTATTCGAGCGAAGCAGTTTCAAAGGAAAGCCTTCTTGCCGGCTAA
- a CDS encoding PAS domain S-box protein, whose amino-acid sequence MTLFGGMAPSEDSSTKGKAAPTENLYYQTLNLLQEAIFLLDGNGRITFANTKALYWLGDSSNDLIGCYFYECPWTIVPETGVPFTKENFLEKILGEEGGSFSNLEIVTASGDSFSASSKFDTIKTGSGQISCILLSFSDETNSKKIQSHNLQLATAVNDTADAIFITNPDGDIEFINPAFEKFTGYSLDEIRGCSPNRLKSGLQDPVFYERLWGTILKGEIFRATIVNRKKNGDLFHCDQTISSTKDSSGKIISYVSILKDVTEQMEMQRTLRVTTERLRSLLDNALEGIFAVYNRQVIYGNPTFFKMLGYDPDSSSAQIRVSDILADRDQRNVLNGKLTETGKIQGEEVRLVKKDGSPFYGTLRVFAHSQNLGYLEGFLLDQTERKMIETEKDSYESILRRSQKLESIGLIAAAMIHEINNPLTIVLGYSNLLAKSLVDHKLLKYVEIISAATDHLSRLVKDLLLYAKGDGTSFERVDPYSLRDDALALAEPLLQIEKITVEEEHAREPLPFIVCQSQKIKQVLLNLLINAKDALCTELPENKLLGVDVRGIKGQSGIVEKIRFEVWDNGPGVPEFIRSAIFDAFFTDKKSHGTGLGLAISKKIVESHHGSIGLAEKSGKSSCFYFELPIDCKTPI is encoded by the coding sequence ATGACCTTATTCGGTGGAATGGCTCCAAGCGAAGATTCTTCCACTAAAGGAAAGGCGGCGCCCACGGAGAATTTGTACTACCAAACTCTTAATTTACTACAAGAAGCGATTTTTCTCTTAGATGGAAACGGGAGAATCACGTTTGCGAATACGAAAGCCCTATACTGGTTGGGGGACTCGTCGAACGATCTAATCGGATGCTATTTCTATGAATGTCCTTGGACGATCGTTCCGGAAACCGGCGTTCCATTTACAAAGGAAAATTTTCTGGAGAAAATTCTGGGAGAAGAAGGGGGTAGTTTCTCCAATTTGGAAATTGTTACCGCATCCGGAGATTCGTTTTCGGCGTCTTCGAAATTCGACACCATTAAAACCGGTAGCGGACAAATATCATGCATTCTACTTTCTTTCTCCGATGAAACGAATAGCAAAAAGATACAATCGCATAATCTTCAATTGGCGACTGCCGTAAACGATACCGCCGATGCGATTTTCATCACAAACCCGGATGGAGATATCGAATTCATAAATCCGGCGTTCGAGAAATTTACAGGATATAGTCTAGACGAGATCCGAGGCTGCTCGCCGAATCGATTAAAATCCGGATTACAAGATCCGGTTTTTTACGAGCGTTTATGGGGAACGATTTTGAAAGGGGAAATTTTTCGAGCGACCATAGTCAATAGAAAGAAAAACGGCGATTTGTTCCATTGCGATCAGACGATTTCTTCGACAAAGGATTCCTCGGGTAAGATCATTTCATACGTCTCCATTCTGAAAGACGTAACCGAACAGATGGAAATGCAGCGAACCTTACGAGTAACCACCGAGCGACTTCGATCCTTATTGGATAATGCGTTAGAAGGTATTTTTGCGGTTTATAATCGGCAAGTCATCTACGGTAATCCGACTTTCTTCAAAATGCTGGGTTACGATCCCGATTCTTCTTCCGCACAGATCCGCGTAAGCGATATTTTGGCGGATCGGGATCAGAGAAACGTTCTTAACGGGAAGTTAACCGAAACCGGAAAAATACAAGGGGAGGAAGTGAGACTTGTAAAGAAAGACGGCTCTCCTTTTTACGGAACCCTGAGGGTATTTGCGCACTCCCAGAATCTCGGTTACTTGGAGGGTTTCTTACTGGATCAAACCGAGCGGAAAATGATCGAGACGGAGAAAGATTCTTACGAATCGATTTTACGTAGGAGCCAAAAATTAGAATCGATCGGACTCATTGCAGCCGCAATGATTCACGAGATCAATAACCCTCTTACGATCGTTCTAGGTTACTCCAATCTATTGGCAAAATCGTTAGTCGATCATAAACTGTTGAAATACGTGGAGATCATTTCGGCAGCGACGGATCATTTATCCAGGCTTGTTAAGGATTTATTATTATATGCGAAGGGAGACGGGACAAGCTTCGAGCGGGTCGATCCGTATAGCCTTCGTGACGACGCCTTGGCTTTGGCGGAGCCTCTTTTGCAGATCGAGAAAATCACAGTTGAGGAGGAACATGCACGGGAACCCCTACCTTTTATCGTATGTCAAAGCCAGAAAATTAAACAAGTCTTACTCAATTTGTTAATCAACGCAAAGGATGCCCTTTGCACCGAATTACCGGAGAACAAATTACTGGGAGTAGATGTCCGGGGCATCAAAGGACAATCGGGTATCGTGGAAAAAATTCGATTCGAAGTCTGGGATAACGGTCCGGGCGTTCCGGAATTTATCAGAAGCGCGATATTCGACGCTTTCTTTACCGACAAGAAATCTCACGGAACGGGACTCGGATTGGCCATCAGTAAAAAGATTGTGGAAAGCCATCACGGGAGCATCGGACTCGCGGAAAAATCCGGCAAGTCTTCCTGCTTTTACTTCGAACTTCCGATCGATTGTAAAACACCTATTTGA
- a CDS encoding glutathione S-transferase family protein → MSELILVIGNKNLSSWSFRPWILLKQAGIPFREVSLKLFTPEYASVIEKYSPSKKVPVLHDGDLWIWDSLSISEYIAEKFPQLWPKDPSVRAKARSVSAEMHSGFTGLRSNLGMNFTGRITGKEIPPEAQKDIDRIVGIWTENLQSYGGPFLFGKDFTVADAFYAPVVSRFITYGVNLPALASRYVQTISELPAYKEWESQAAKELLSA, encoded by the coding sequence ATGAGCGAACTCATTCTAGTTATTGGAAATAAGAATCTTTCCTCCTGGTCGTTTCGACCTTGGATACTTCTAAAACAAGCCGGTATTCCGTTTCGTGAAGTTTCGTTAAAACTCTTTACTCCTGAATATGCTTCGGTAATCGAGAAATACTCGCCTTCGAAGAAAGTCCCGGTCCTTCATGATGGAGATTTATGGATCTGGGATAGTTTAAGCATCTCGGAATATATAGCGGAAAAATTCCCCCAGCTTTGGCCCAAGGATCCGTCGGTGAGAGCTAAAGCAAGATCCGTTTCGGCGGAAATGCATTCTGGCTTTACCGGATTACGTAGCAATCTCGGTATGAATTTTACCGGAAGAATTACTGGAAAAGAAATTCCTCCGGAAGCGCAAAAAGATATAGATCGAATCGTCGGGATCTGGACTGAAAACTTACAGTCTTACGGCGGACCGTTTTTATTCGGAAAAGATTTTACCGTTGCAGACGCGTTTTATGCGCCGGTTGTCTCACGATTTATCACCTACGGCGTAAATCTTCCGGCTCTTGCATCCCGATATGTTCAAACGATTTCCGAACTTCCTGCTTACAAAGAATGGGAATCGCAAGCCGCAAAAGAACTGCTGAGCGCTTAA